From one Sardina pilchardus chromosome 6, fSarPil1.1, whole genome shotgun sequence genomic stretch:
- the LOC134082987 gene encoding E3 ubiquitin-protein ligase TRIM35-like gives MAYKRSLSEEDLTCPVCCDIFVDPVILSCSHTICKVCIDTFWSVKPSKQCPICRRRSLMNTLPSNLALKNLCESFVQERDFEASVTSEEMCIAHSEEIKFFCLEDREPICVVCKTSRKHKQHKCCPTEEAASGYRDQLKTTLNSLEERLNKLNNLKRDCNHIATHIKCQAYKTRQHIKEEFEMLHQFLQKEEEARMAALEEEAGEKSNVINTLMEDIREAISTLSNTTKSIEEAVGSADVPLLQNIESIERAQCRPTDVDNPEGSLIDVAHHLGNLKFRVWEKMQDIVVYTPVILDPNTSQAKLHLSEDLTSVLNSAEKLRVPYNPERFDYYPCVLGSQTLTSGVHCWDVEVGDSALWSVGVTTVSNHRKGDAFFNGSTWHVRYLKGEYTCHSPAENHGPLVADRLRVLRVRLDMDVGEVSFSEPLTENSLCSFRHVFTEGVLPFLYNYCMCSPLKILPVKNSEHKS, from the exons ATGGCATACAAGCGTTCTTTATCTGAGGAGGACCTCACATGTCCTGTGTGCTGCGACATCTTTGTGGACCCTGTGATCCTGTCATGCAGTCACACCATCTGCAAAGTCTGCATTGACACCTTCTGGAGCGTCAAGCCATCCAAACAGTGTCCCATTTGCAGGAGAAGGAGCCTGATGAATACTCTCCCATCCAACCTGGCTTTGAAGAATCTGTGTGAGAGCTTTGTCCAGGAGAGGGATTTTGAAGCTTCAGTGACATCTGAGGAGATGTGCATCGCCCACAGTGAGGAAATCAAATTCTTCTGCTTGGAGGACAGGGAGCCAATATGCGTGGTGTGCAAGACATCAAGGAAGCACAAACAGCACAAGTGCTGCCCGACAGAAGAAGCAGCCTCTGGTTACAGA GACCAACTCAAGACCACACTGAACAGCCTAGAAGAAAGACTAAACAAATTGAACAACTTAAAACGAGACTGCAACCACATAGCTACACACATAAAG TGTCAGGCATATAAGACAAGACAGCACATAAAGGAAGAGTTTGAGATGCTCCATCAGTTTCTTCAAAAGGAAGAGGAGGCCAGGATGGCTGCTCTTGAAGAAGAAGCTGGTGAGAAGAGCAATGTCATCAATACATTAATGGAGGACATCAGGGAGGCGATAtccactctctcaaacacaaccaAATCCATAGAGGAGGCCGTGGGGTCAGCAGACGTGCCACTCTTACAA AATATTGAGTCTATTGAAAG GGCGCAGTGTAGGCCAACAGACGTAGATAATCCTGAAGGATCTCTGATAGACGTGGCACATCACCTGGGaaacctgaagttcagagtctgggagaagatgcaggacATTGTTGTGTACA CGCCTGTGATCCTGGACCCCAACACATCCCAGGCAAAGCTCCACCTGTCTGAGGACCTAACCAGCGTGCTCAACAGTGCGGAGAAGCTCCGCGTCCCCTACAACCCTGAGAGGTTTGACTACTACCCCTGCGTGCTGGGCTCCCAGACCCTCACCTCGGGGGTCCACTGCTGGGACGTGGAGGTCGGGGACAGCGCCCTCTGGAGTGTGGGTGTCACCACCGTCTCCAACCACAGGAAGGGCGACGCTTTCTTTAATGGAAGCACCTGGcatgtgaggtatctgaaaggGGAGTACACGTGCCACAGCCCAGCGGAGAATCATGGTCCTCTTGTGGCCGACAGGCTGCGGGTCTTAAGGGTGCGCCTGGACATGGATGTGGGAGAGGTGTCATTTTCTGAGCCATTAACAGAAAACTCCCTGTGCAGTTTTAGACATGTTTTTACAGAGGGTGTCCTCCCTTTTCTGTAtaattactgtatgtgctcaCCTCTGAAGATTTTACCAGTGAAAAACTCGGAACATAAAAGTTAA
- the LOC134082988 gene encoding zinc-binding protein A33-like, which translates to MASKRPLPEDDLTCPVCCDIFRDPVIQQCSHSICKECLQRFWDIKKSRECPVCRRQSPKGELPRNLALKNLCEAVLQVKSSGTACSLHGESFKLFCLDDKEPVCVVCQTSRKHKLHDFCPIDEAALDLKEELNTALSPLQEKLKLLEDVKYTYDQTAQLIKGQAQLTESQIKTEFEKLHTFLRDEETARMESLKAEERQKSAAVMKTIVAINREISSVSDTIQAIQKQLKQDDVTFVQNFKTAMGKTKCTLKTPDIASDTLIDVAKHMGNLRYHIWKKMQETVEFAPVILDPNTAAPHLLMSAELTSLMYSDVMGLVPDNPERFDFYHCVLGSEGFDSGTHHWDIDVGDNSLWYLGVMAESTHRKGKAIWNGVWSLWHMFGEYKSQSPDQAPTPLLVSQRIQKIRVELDWDGGLVSFFDLASNTYLLKMAHTFTEKVFPFFYNFCVRAPLRILPFKPSVTVG; encoded by the exons ATGGCTTCAAAACGTCCTCTTCCCGAGGACGACCTCACTTGTCCCGTCTGCTGCGACATCTTCAGGGACCCGGTTATACAGCAGTGCAGCCACAGCATCTGTAAGGAGTGCTTGCAGCGGTTCTGGGACATTAAGAAATCTCGAGAATGCCCAGTGTGCAGACGGCAGTCACCCAAAGGTGAGCTACCGCGAAACTTGGCTTTGAAAAACTTGTGCGAGGCCGTCTTACAGGTGAAAAGTTCCGGGACAGCGTGTAGCTTGCACGGGGAAAGTTTCAAGCTCTTTTGCCTGGATGACAAAGAGCCCGTGTGCGTCGTTTGCCAGACTTCAAGAAAGCACAAACTGCACGATTTTTGCCCCATCGATGAAGCTGCCCTCGATCTCAAG GAGGAGCTCAACACTGCACTATCTCCTCTGCAAGAAAAGCTGAAACTTTTAGAGGACGTGAAATACACCTATGATCAAACTGCTCAGCTCATTAAG GGCCAGGCCCAGCTTACTGAGAGTCAAATTAAGACGGAGTTTGAAAAACTTCACACGTTTCTCCGAGACGAAGAGACGGCCAGAATGGAATCTCTTAAGGCCGAGGAGAGGCAGAAGAGTGCTGCTGTGATGAAGACGATTGTTGCAATCAACAGAGAGATATCATCTGTCTCTGACACTATTCAAGCCATACAGAAGCAACTCAAACAAGATGATGTGACATTTGTACAG AACTTCAAAACTGCAATGGGAAA GACTAAATGCACCTTGAAGACTCCAGACATCGCTTCAGACACTCTAATTGATGTGGCAAAGCATATGGGCAACCTCAGATATCACATCTGGAAGAAGATGCAAGAGACTGTTGAATTTG CTCCAGTCATCCTCGACCCCAACACAGCGGCCCCACACCTCCTGATGTCTGCGGAGCTGACTAGCCTTATGTACAGTGACGTCATGGGGCTGGTACCCGACAACCCCGAGAGATTTGACTTCTACCACTGTGTGCTGGGCTCCGAGGGCTTCGACTCGGGTACCCACCACTGGGACATCGACGTCGGGGACAATTCCCTCTGGTACCTGGGTGTGATGGCGGAGTCCACCCACCGGAAGGGGAAGGCCATCTGGAACGGTGTCTGGAGCTTGTGGCACATGTTTGGGGAGTACAAGTCCCAGTCTCCGGATCAGGCCCCCACGCCGCTCTTGGTGAGCCAGCGCATCCAGAAGATTCGTGTGGAGCTGGACTGGGACGGAGGACTGGTTTCGTTCTTTGACCTGGCCAGTAATACATACTTGCTGAAAATGGCGCACACGTTCACCGAGAAGGTGTTTCCGTTCTTCTATAATTTCTGTGTGCGCGCTCCCCTGCGGATCTTACCATTTAAACCGTCTGTGACAGTGGGATAA